One Xyrauchen texanus isolate HMW12.3.18 chromosome 44, RBS_HiC_50CHRs, whole genome shotgun sequence DNA segment encodes these proteins:
- the LOC127636474 gene encoding nuclear factor 7, brain-like codes for MATAGDSRVELQKELVCSICLDYFDDPVILKCGHNFCRMCILMHWEENGGDDVGYQCPECRMVFSKISFTKNYLVKNLVDKLSDFDYLKTCRPSAPAKPVKMDGKCERHHEELKLYCHTDRKPICVVCRESRTHRHHDVAPVPEVVEDMKSELKLRLIKLNWQKSMCARVKSTEEQVKADVKLKKQALKEKIEEDVGALVQFLLDEKDDLLEHLEFEAVATIGLIDGNLKLVESEAAKVDKAITEIQKQLSDSVNFESISNSYTSPCHINVSVQVSNSPPDYSEFTGPFQLIMWKKMMHVLHTMPQNLTLDLDTAHPSLAISDFDTKVEEGRGRSQEPDMLQRFTRFFGVLATAQYSSGQHYWEVDVRDKGVWYLGVTTEYSNRKGFVNLSPSAGYWSLCLQDRLYANEEDSRVPVADYWNSPRVGVFLDYDRGHVTFFDAVTMKRIYNFVTYFDEPVSPFFSPGKNDPGSRLQICHFY; via the exons ATGGCCACCGCTGGAGACTCGAGGGTCGAACTGCAGAAGGAATTAGTGTGCTCAATTTGCCTCGATTATTTCGACGACCCTGTGATTTTGAAATGCGGCCACAATTTCTGCCGCATGTGCATTTTGATGCACTGGGAGGAAAATGGAGGCGACGATGTGGGTTACCAGTGTCCGGAATGCAGGATG GTGTTCTCCAAAATCAGTTTTACCAAGAACTACTTAGTGAAGAACTTGGTGGATAAACTGAGCGACTTCGATTACCTGAAGACGTGTAGGCCCTCTGCACCCGCGAAACCGGTGAAAATGGACGGAAAATGTGAGCGACACCACGAGGAACTCAAACTGTACTGCCACACGGACAGAAAGCCCATATGCGTGGTCTGCAGAGAGTCTAGAACCCACAG acacCATGATGTTGCTCCTGTTCCAGAGGTTGTTGAAGACATGAAG AGTGAGCTCAAGCTAAGGCTCATCAAGCTCAATTGGCAGAAGTCCATGTGTGCCAGAGTAAAGAGCACTGAGGAGCAGGTCAAAGCCGATGTTAAG CTCAAGAAACAAGCCCTAAAGGAGAAGATCGAGGAAGATGTTGGTGCCCTGGTTCAGTTTCTGTTGGATGAGAAAGATGATCTCTTGGAACATTTGGAGTTTGAAGCAGTGGCCACTATTGGGCTTATCGATGGGAACCTGAAGCTTGTGGAGAGCGAAGCTGCCAAAGTGGACAAAGCTATTACTGAAATTCAGAAACAGCTGAGTGATAGCGTTAACTTTGAG AGTATTAGTAATTCATACACCAG CCCCTGCCACATCAATGTCAGTGTTCAAGTGTCTAACAGCCCTCCAGATTACTCTGAGTTCACAGGCCCCTTTCAGCTCATCATGTGGAAGAAAATGATGCATGTGTTACACACAA TGCCTCAGAATCTGACTCTAGATTTAGACACCGCCCACCCCTCCTTGGCCATCAGCGACTTTGACACCAAAGTAGAGGAGGGCCGTGGTCGGTCCCAGGAGCCCGACATGCTGCAGCGTTTCACACGTTTCTTTGGGGTGCTCGCCACTGCTCAGTATTCCAGCGGGCAGCACTACTGGGAGGTGGACGTACGGGACAAGGGGGTCTGGTATCTGGGCGTCACCACTGAGTACAGCAACCGCAAAGGTTTCGTTAACCTTTCGCCCTCAGCCGGGTACTGGAGCTTGTGTCTCCAAGACCGACTGTACGCCAATGAGGAGGACTCCCGCGTGCCCGTAGCAGACTATTGGAACTCCCCGCGTGTTGGAGTCTTTCTGGATTACGACAGGGGTCATGTTACTTTCTTCGATGCCGTCACTATGAAACGCATCTATAACTTTGTTACGTACTTTGACGAGCCTGTGTCACCTTTCTTTAGCCCTGGCAAAAACGACCCAGGCAGTCGACTACAGATATGTCATTTCTACTGA